From Plasmodium cynomolgi strain B DNA, scaffold: 0004, whole genome shotgun sequence, one genomic window encodes:
- a CDS encoding CYIR protein (putative;~vir-type antigen) — translation MTDQKEENNMYDIFYRIKTNHDYENNDNIEVGSNNSNKRCDTVKWTINGYNEKLNNLCKEFINLYNVLYPPNMDKNGNTSNKHAAYLNFWFNNKLRSIDKKLTDEESIYSSLNNICNTIDTSNIIKNKIYKIPEEHYDKLDMLNNLYTNYIKLETTEDVQLDEKSYYTNNAKICIKIFAEVIKLYHQKINYNFYKALRKFSVLYKIAKYKLAFFKKIEVDPLPVLETEIAKKKLEDACNSFVTDTLDRTPGINNTHENILKDFLEYKKYNEFYKHTNGRSICVKYYDKIIHLENKNKDIITKICTELAANLEKLSSMTSISANHRERCSYMNYWTYNIIMQTLKSISDNKEKINLLNIINNLLFDINDKLPKEKMKRKIYTTILGTTQKTDYCKYITYINSLYEKYVHSCCTYFYNNAYWNGCIAYFNCEEYYNPYNLYLKLNCQEISTDKNIQKSNYSSSHRLYSYITI, via the exons atgacggatcaaaaggaagaaaataatatg tATGACATATTCTACCGTATAAAGACTAATCAtgattatgaaaataatgataatatagAAGTAGGTTCAAATAATTCCAATAAAAGATGTGATACCGTTAAATGGACAATTAATGGATATAATGAAAAACTGAATAATTTGTGTaaagaatttataaatttatataatgtatTATATCCCCCAAATATGGATAAGAATGGTAATACCAGTAATAAACATGCAGCGTACTTGAACTTCTggtttaataataaattaagaagtattgataaaaaattaacagaCGAAGAAAGTATATATAGTagtttaaataatatttgtaatacTATTGATACaagtaatataataaaaaacaaaatatataaaattccAGAAGAACATTATGATAAATTGGATATGttgaataatttatatacCAACTATATTAAATTAGAAACTACAGAAGATGTTCAATTAGATGAGAAATCTTACTATacaaataatgcaaaaatatgtattaaaatttttgcggaggttataaaattatatcaccaaaaaattaattataatttttataaggCGCTCCGGAAATTTAgtgttttatataaaattgcCAAATATAAGttagctttttttaaaaagatagAGGTAGATCCATTACCAGTATTAGAAACAGAAATAgctaagaaaaaattagaagaTGCATGCAATTCATTTGTAACGGATACCTTAGATAGGACTCCTGGAATAAACAATACACAT gaaaatattttaaaagactTTCttgaatacaaaaaatataatgaattcTATAAACATACTAATGGACGATCTATTTGTGTtaaatattatgataaaattatccatctggaaaataaaaataaagacattattacaaaaatttgtacagAACTTGCAgctaatttagaaaaattatctaGTATGACAAGCATAAGTGCGAACCACAGAGAACGATGTTCATATATGAATTACTGgacatataatataataatgcaaactttaaaaagtatttcagataataaagaaaagataaatctacttaatataattaataatttattgtttgatattaatgataaattaccaaaagaaaaaat gaagagaaagatTTACACGACTATTTTAGGAACTACA CAAAAAACTGACTATTGCAAATACATTACTTATATCAATtcattatatgaaaaatatgttcataGTTgctgtacatatttttataataatgcatACTGGAATGGCTGCATAGCCTATTTTAATTGTGAAGAATATTATAACCCATATAATCtctatttaaaattaaattgtcaAGAGATATcaacagataaaaatattcaaaagaGTAACTACTCCAGTTCCCATAGATTATACAGTTATATTACAATCTAA